One genomic window of Mucilaginibacter sp. SJ includes the following:
- a CDS encoding vitamin B12-dependent ribonucleotide reductase has protein sequence MAKNITRKAPAASGEKGLKAERYFTKEGTSVYDLFKYEKRSSVIRNPSGDAVFEMNDVEVPAGWSQVATDILAQKYFRKAGVPQPDGSTGSEKSIKQVAHRMANCWKDWGMRYGYFASPKDAEIFYDEIVYTIVGQQAAPNSPQWFNTGLHTSYGITGKPQGHYYVDPVTEQLSKSTSAYERPQPHACFILSVDDDLVNEGGIMDLWVREARIFKYGSGVGTNFSKIRGESEKLSGGGYSSGLMSFLKIGDRAAGAIKSGGTTRRAAKMVCLDLDHPEIEGFVNWKVEEEKKVAALIAAGYSSDYEGEAYRTVSGQNSNNSVRIPNSFFTALKTGSAWNLTSRMSGKTVKSISSQKLWDDIAFAAWACADPGVQFDSTINEWHTCPEGGRINASNPCSEYMFLDNTACNLASINLAHFFNSQTRVFDVKGFEHACRMWTIVLEISVLMAQFPSKEVAQLSYDYRTLGLGYANLGSALMVNGIPYDSDEARAIGGAITAIMTGTAYATSAEMARELGAFSRYNDNKEHMMRVMRNHRYAAYNSTENYEGLEITPPGINPKHCPDYLLSAACNAWDKAVEMGEKYGYRNAQTTVIAPTGTIGLVMDCDTTGIEPDFALVKFKKLSGGGYFKIINQAVPEALRNLGYQEHEVTAIVNYAKGAATLKGAPHINIDTLKAKGFNDDELEKLDKGLVSAFEISFAFNIWSLGEECLKRLGITAEQYNAPDFNVLRALGFSKKQIAEANEYICGTMTIEGAPYLKQHHYPIFDCANKCGAKGERYIHAHGHIKMMAAAQPFLSGAISKTINLPNEAKVDEIKDCYELSWKLGLKANALYRDGCKLSQPLSTKSDVKEEADDKLDTVEEVLGEAANVKLSDLTPEQVIEAAMAIMEKSKDTNFMRQLSRVVQKKHLPYKRRGFTQKASIDGQTVFVRTGEYEDGTLGEIFVDMHKEGATFRSLMNCFAIAVSIGLQYGVPLEEYVEKFTFTRFEPAGMVVGHTNIKSATSIIDYIFRMLGYEYQDRTDLVHIITDKNGILGNPQMGDEDFNADETNAYQPSTQSSDNSINAQRKGLSFDVSMGVQSDAPSCNVCGHTTVRSGTCYKCLNCGNSMGCS, from the coding sequence ATGGCTAAAAACATTACCAGGAAGGCGCCCGCGGCAAGCGGGGAAAAGGGGCTCAAAGCCGAACGCTATTTCACCAAAGAAGGTACCAGTGTTTACGACCTGTTTAAATATGAAAAGCGATCGTCGGTGATCCGTAACCCCTCAGGCGATGCTGTATTTGAAATGAACGATGTTGAGGTGCCGGCGGGCTGGTCGCAGGTGGCTACTGATATCCTGGCTCAAAAATATTTCCGTAAGGCAGGCGTACCTCAACCCGACGGCTCAACCGGATCTGAAAAAAGCATTAAACAAGTTGCCCACCGTATGGCCAACTGCTGGAAGGATTGGGGCATGCGATATGGTTATTTTGCTTCACCAAAAGATGCTGAGATCTTTTATGATGAAATAGTTTATACTATTGTTGGGCAACAGGCCGCTCCAAACTCACCGCAATGGTTCAATACCGGTCTGCATACCTCATACGGCATTACCGGCAAACCACAGGGGCATTATTATGTCGACCCGGTAACGGAACAGTTGAGCAAGTCAACTTCAGCTTATGAGCGCCCGCAGCCTCATGCCTGTTTCATCCTTTCTGTTGATGACGATTTGGTGAACGAGGGCGGTATTATGGACCTTTGGGTTCGTGAGGCCCGCATTTTCAAATACGGATCGGGCGTAGGCACAAACTTTTCTAAGATCCGCGGCGAGAGTGAAAAACTATCGGGCGGTGGTTATTCATCGGGCCTGATGTCGTTCCTGAAAATTGGCGACAGGGCGGCGGGAGCCATCAAATCGGGCGGGACAACCCGCAGGGCAGCCAAAATGGTTTGCCTTGATCTGGACCACCCCGAAATTGAGGGGTTTGTGAACTGGAAAGTAGAAGAGGAAAAGAAAGTTGCAGCCCTGATAGCCGCAGGTTATTCGTCTGATTATGAAGGCGAAGCCTACCGTACGGTATCCGGTCAAAATTCCAATAACTCGGTACGCATTCCCAATAGCTTTTTCACAGCGCTTAAAACCGGCTCGGCCTGGAATTTAACCAGCCGGATGAGCGGCAAAACCGTTAAATCCATATCCTCGCAAAAACTGTGGGACGATATCGCTTTTGCAGCCTGGGCCTGTGCCGATCCGGGAGTGCAGTTTGATAGCACTATTAATGAGTGGCATACATGCCCGGAAGGGGGGCGCATCAACGCTTCTAACCCCTGTTCGGAGTATATGTTTTTGGATAATACGGCCTGTAACCTGGCATCCATCAACCTTGCTCATTTTTTTAATTCGCAAACACGTGTATTTGATGTAAAGGGTTTTGAACATGCCTGCCGCATGTGGACCATTGTACTGGAAATCTCCGTATTGATGGCTCAATTCCCATCAAAAGAAGTAGCACAATTATCCTATGATTACCGCACGCTTGGCCTTGGTTATGCCAACCTGGGTTCGGCCCTGATGGTGAACGGCATTCCTTATGACAGCGATGAAGCGCGTGCTATTGGCGGCGCTATCACCGCCATCATGACCGGCACTGCCTATGCAACTTCAGCCGAAATGGCTCGTGAGCTGGGTGCTTTCAGCCGTTATAATGATAATAAGGAGCACATGATGCGGGTGATGCGCAACCATCGCTATGCTGCGTATAACTCTACCGAAAACTACGAGGGACTGGAAATTACCCCTCCGGGTATTAACCCAAAACATTGTCCCGATTACCTGCTTTCAGCTGCCTGCAATGCCTGGGACAAGGCTGTTGAAATGGGCGAAAAATATGGCTACCGCAACGCCCAAACCACCGTTATCGCTCCAACGGGAACTATCGGTTTGGTGATGGATTGCGATACTACGGGTATCGAGCCGGATTTTGCACTGGTGAAATTTAAAAAGCTATCGGGCGGCGGTTACTTTAAAATTATTAACCAGGCCGTACCGGAGGCTTTGCGCAATTTAGGTTACCAGGAACATGAGGTTACCGCCATTGTTAATTATGCCAAAGGTGCAGCAACCCTAAAAGGTGCTCCGCATATCAATATAGATACGCTTAAAGCCAAAGGTTTTAATGATGATGAACTGGAAAAACTGGACAAAGGCCTGGTATCTGCCTTTGAGATCAGTTTTGCTTTCAATATCTGGTCGCTGGGCGAAGAATGTTTGAAACGCCTGGGCATCACGGCCGAGCAATATAACGCGCCAGATTTTAATGTACTGCGCGCACTTGGTTTCAGCAAAAAACAAATTGCAGAAGCTAACGAGTATATCTGCGGTACTATGACCATCGAGGGAGCGCCGTACCTGAAACAACATCACTATCCTATTTTTGATTGCGCCAACAAATGCGGCGCAAAAGGAGAGCGCTACATCCATGCCCATGGGCACATCAAAATGATGGCAGCAGCGCAGCCATTTCTTTCGGGTGCCATTTCAAAAACCATCAACCTGCCAAACGAAGCCAAAGTTGATGAGATCAAAGATTGCTACGAGCTTTCGTGGAAGCTGGGCCTGAAAGCCAACGCACTTTATCGTGATGGCTGTAAACTATCTCAACCGCTGTCAACCAAATCAGACGTTAAGGAAGAAGCCGATGACAAGCTGGATACGGTTGAAGAAGTATTAGGGGAAGCGGCCAACGTAAAACTGAGCGATCTGACACCCGAGCAGGTTATTGAAGCAGCCATGGCCATCATGGAAAAATCGAAGGATACCAATTTTATGCGCCAGCTTTCGCGCGTGGTGCAAAAGAAGCACCTGCCATATAAACGCCGGGGCTTTACACAAAAGGCCAGTATTGACGGGCAAACCGTATTTGTGCGTACCGGCGAATATGAGGATGGTACCCTGGGCGAGATTTTTGTAGATATGCATAAAGAAGGTGCAACCTTCCGCTCATTGATGAACTGTTTTGCCATTGCTGTTTCCATCGGTCTGCAATATGGTGTTCCGCTGGAGGAGTACGTGGAAAAATTCACATTCACCCGTTTTGAGCCGGCGGGAATGGTGGTAGGGCATACCAATATTAAAAGTGCAACCTCCATTATCGATTATATTTTCAGGATGCTGGGCTATGAATACCAGGACCGCACCGACCTTGTACACATTATAACCGATAAAAACGGCATATTGGGAAACCCGCAAATGGGTGATGAGGATTTTAATGCCGATGAAACCAATGCGTACCAGCCATCTACGCAATCTTCAGATAATTCTATTAATGCTCAAAGAAAAGGCTTATCTTTCGATGTTAGTATGGGTGTGCAAAGTGATGCGCCAAGCTGCAACGTTTGCGGGCATACCACGGTTCGTTCGGGTACCTGTTACAAATGCTTAAACTGCGGCAACTCAATGGGATGCTCGTAA
- a CDS encoding phosphosulfolactate synthase — MNYTINHLPDRTTKPRDKGITMVMDKGLSLRQVEDFIEVGGPYTDIVKLGWATSYVTPNLEQKLKLYREAGIPVYFGGTLFEAFIVRNQFDDYRRLLDKYQLEHCEVSDGSITIEHDVKCNYISELAKQVTVISEVGSKDVQKIFAPYKWIKLMNAEIEAGSWKVIAEARESGNVGIYRDSGEVRQGLIDEILTQIPEGTIIWEAPQKAQQVWFIKLIGANVSLGNIAPMDIIPLETLRLGIRSDTFDHFLEM; from the coding sequence ATGAACTACACTATTAATCATCTTCCTGATCGTACAACTAAACCCCGTGATAAAGGCATAACCATGGTTATGGATAAAGGCCTTAGCTTGCGCCAGGTTGAAGATTTTATTGAAGTTGGTGGGCCGTATACCGACATTGTAAAGCTGGGTTGGGCTACATCATATGTAACCCCTAATCTTGAGCAAAAACTAAAGCTCTACCGAGAGGCCGGGATCCCTGTTTATTTTGGGGGCACCCTGTTTGAGGCCTTTATTGTACGTAACCAGTTTGACGATTACCGCCGTTTATTGGATAAATACCAGTTGGAACATTGCGAAGTATCCGATGGTTCGATCACTATTGAGCATGATGTAAAATGTAATTATATCAGCGAGCTGGCCAAACAGGTTACGGTAATATCCGAAGTGGGTTCAAAAGATGTTCAAAAGATCTTCGCCCCTTATAAATGGATCAAACTGATGAATGCCGAAATTGAGGCCGGCTCATGGAAAGTAATTGCTGAAGCACGTGAAAGCGGAAATGTAGGGATTTATCGTGATTCGGGAGAAGTACGCCAGGGGTTAATTGATGAGATCCTGACCCAGATCCCTGAAGGGACTATTATTTGGGAAGCGCCTCAAAAAGCACAGCAAGTTTGGTTCATTAAATTGATAGGTGCAAATGTGAGTTTGGGTAATATCGCCCCAATGGATATCATTCCGCTTGAAACCCTAAGGTTAGGTATCCGCAGCGATACTTTCGACCATTTTTTAGAGATGTAA
- a CDS encoding tetratricopeptide repeat protein: MEEEFEFGFTEDPKFSVERYEEMIRNQDLYFFDAQAFENIIDYYIEKNDPARALQVAEYARSQHPFAAIFLIKQAQLLVVSNKVPEAFAALDQAAMLEASDADIYIIRGNLYESLERYSEALENYEKALDLAEETDEILLHIAYVYQNMGDYDTAITYLKLCLKQNMENQDALYELAFCYDVMDNQQESVQFYQQYIDNEPYSYAAWYNLGNAYTKLSLFEKAIDAYDYAILIKDSFASAYFNKGNALVNLEKYAEAIEVYRHTFEYEQPNADTYCAIGECYEKLEQMDDARAFYKKSVKMDPKLADAWFGIGVTLDFEERYFEALHFYKKALDLDIANADYWFAIADAEYKLGHLDEAEKAYEKVVELNPLDIDAWLDYSSILYEQQKLNEAIEIIAQAIKNNPEAAELYYRMVAYLFAKGEYNEALNNLEYALAADPEKHYILFDYLPQLQKNKVIVDIINRYTK; this comes from the coding sequence ATGGAAGAAGAATTTGAATTTGGTTTTACCGAAGACCCAAAATTCTCGGTAGAACGGTACGAGGAAATGATCAGAAATCAGGACTTGTACTTTTTTGATGCCCAGGCGTTTGAGAACATTATCGACTACTACATCGAAAAGAATGATCCGGCCAGGGCATTACAGGTAGCAGAGTACGCGCGGAGCCAGCACCCTTTTGCGGCAATTTTCCTGATTAAACAGGCCCAACTGCTTGTGGTAAGCAACAAGGTTCCGGAGGCTTTTGCCGCACTGGATCAAGCTGCTATGCTCGAAGCATCTGACGCGGATATTTATATCATCCGTGGTAACCTGTATGAAAGCCTGGAGCGTTACTCCGAGGCGCTGGAAAATTACGAAAAAGCGCTTGACCTTGCCGAAGAGACCGACGAGATCCTGCTGCACATAGCCTACGTTTATCAAAATATGGGCGATTATGATACTGCTATAACCTATCTTAAGCTTTGCCTTAAGCAAAATATGGAAAACCAGGATGCCCTTTACGAGCTGGCTTTTTGCTACGACGTAATGGATAACCAGCAGGAAAGTGTGCAGTTTTATCAGCAATATATCGATAACGAGCCCTACAGCTATGCGGCCTGGTATAACTTAGGCAACGCTTATACCAAGCTGAGCTTGTTTGAAAAAGCTATCGATGCATATGATTATGCCATATTAATTAAGGACAGCTTTGCGTCGGCCTATTTTAACAAAGGCAATGCATTGGTTAACCTTGAAAAATATGCTGAAGCTATAGAAGTGTACCGCCACACCTTTGAGTATGAGCAGCCCAATGCCGATACGTATTGTGCCATTGGCGAATGCTACGAAAAGCTGGAGCAAATGGATGATGCGCGTGCCTTCTACAAAAAATCGGTTAAGATGGATCCAAAGCTGGCCGATGCCTGGTTTGGGATAGGTGTAACCCTTGATTTTGAGGAGCGGTATTTTGAGGCCCTGCACTTTTATAAAAAGGCGCTTGACCTTGACATCGCCAATGCCGATTACTGGTTTGCTATTGCCGATGCCGAATATAAGCTCGGGCATTTAGATGAAGCAGAAAAGGCTTACGAAAAGGTGGTTGAGCTAAATCCGCTTGACATTGATGCCTGGCTGGATTACTCATCGATACTTTATGAGCAGCAAAAGCTCAATGAAGCTATTGAAATTATAGCCCAGGCTATCAAAAATAACCCCGAAGCTGCTGAGCTTTACTACCGTATGGTGGCCTACCTGTTTGCCAAAGGCGAATACAATGAAGCCCTTAATAACCTGGAGTATGCTTTAGCAGCCGATCCGGAAAAACATTACATCCTGTTTGATTACCTGCCACAATTGCAAAAGAATAAAGTGATTGTGGATATTATCAACAGGTATACTAAGTAG
- the amaB gene encoding L-piperidine-6-carboxylate dehydrogenase translates to MEPNISDILKRLHINDINDAFSTGSAWGSSDGAAVKDITSPVDGKKIASVRLATEADYNQAVEQAVKAFKTWRKTPAPKRGEIVRQIGEALRAAKQDLGTLVSYEMGKSLQEGLGEVQEMIDIADFAAGLSRQLYGLTMHSERPDHRMYEQYHPLGIVGIISAFNFPVAVWSWNSLLAWVCGDVCIWKPSEKTPLTAIACQHIAQEVFKKNNIEEGVSCLVIGERNIGELMAADTRVPLVSATGSTRMGKAVSAAVGARLGKSLLELGGNNAIIISENADLDMSLIGAVFGAVGTAGQRCTSTRRLIIHESVYEAFKQKLINAYKQIRIGNPLNEHNHMGPLIDTDAVALYLESIEKCKAEGGNFVVEGGKLEGVGYESGCYVKPCIAEVENHFKIVQHETFAPILYLIKYNTIEEAIDLQNGVPQGLSSAIMTNNLREAEQFLSYAGSDCGIANVNIGTSGAEIGGAFGGEKETGGGRESGSDAWKVYMRRQTNTINYSKTLPLAQGIKFDL, encoded by the coding sequence ATGGAGCCTAATATTTCAGATATCCTAAAACGTTTACATATAAACGATATTAATGACGCCTTTAGTACAGGCAGTGCCTGGGGCAGCAGTGACGGTGCCGCAGTAAAAGATATAACATCTCCGGTCGACGGCAAAAAAATAGCATCAGTAAGGCTGGCAACGGAAGCAGATTATAACCAGGCAGTTGAGCAGGCAGTCAAGGCATTTAAAACCTGGCGTAAAACCCCGGCACCTAAACGTGGCGAAATAGTGCGCCAGATTGGTGAGGCTTTACGCGCAGCCAAGCAGGACCTGGGCACCCTGGTATCCTACGAAATGGGCAAAAGTCTGCAGGAAGGTCTGGGCGAGGTTCAGGAAATGATAGATATTGCCGATTTTGCCGCTGGCTTAAGTCGCCAGCTGTATGGTTTAACCATGCACAGCGAAAGGCCCGACCACCGCATGTATGAGCAATACCACCCGCTGGGCATAGTAGGAATTATTTCGGCATTTAACTTCCCGGTAGCGGTCTGGAGCTGGAATTCCCTGCTGGCCTGGGTTTGCGGTGATGTGTGCATCTGGAAACCATCCGAAAAAACGCCTTTAACCGCAATTGCCTGCCAGCATATAGCGCAGGAGGTTTTTAAAAAGAATAACATTGAAGAAGGTGTATCATGCCTGGTAATAGGCGAGCGTAACATTGGTGAACTGATGGCTGCCGATACCCGCGTTCCCTTGGTATCTGCTACAGGCTCAACCCGTATGGGTAAAGCGGTGAGCGCCGCGGTTGGTGCAAGGCTGGGCAAAAGTTTGTTGGAACTTGGCGGTAATAATGCCATCATCATCAGCGAAAATGCCGATCTGGATATGTCGCTCATCGGCGCGGTGTTCGGGGCGGTGGGTACTGCCGGTCAGCGTTGTACCAGTACCCGCAGGCTTATTATTCACGAAAGCGTTTACGAAGCATTTAAGCAAAAACTGATTAATGCTTATAAGCAGATCAGGATTGGAAACCCATTGAATGAACACAACCATATGGGCCCTTTGATTGACACAGATGCTGTTGCCTTGTATCTTGAGTCGATTGAAAAATGCAAGGCCGAAGGCGGCAACTTCGTGGTTGAAGGCGGCAAACTGGAAGGTGTAGGTTATGAATCGGGCTGTTATGTAAAACCATGCATTGCTGAGGTTGAAAATCACTTTAAGATAGTGCAGCACGAAACCTTTGCACCTATCCTTTACCTTATCAAATACAATACTATTGAGGAGGCTATCGATTTGCAAAATGGTGTTCCGCAAGGACTGTCATCGGCTATTATGACCAATAATTTGCGCGAGGCAGAACAATTTTTATCCTACGCAGGTTCTGATTGCGGAATTGCTAATGTTAACATCGGCACATCCGGGGCTGAAATAGGCGGCGCTTTCGGCGGTGAAAAGGAAACAGGCGGCGGCAGGGAATCAGGATCGGATGCATGGAAAGTTTATATGAGGCGGCAAACCAATACTATTAACTATTCAAAAACGCTGCCTTTAGCCCAGGGGATAAAGTTTGATTTGTAG
- a CDS encoding ABC transporter ATP-binding protein has product MHYVKPYNKTFVIATFLTIFIAANALLQPILIQRTLDVNILNDDYNGLVFMVELMIAQLIIQTIAQYYQTYLTNALGQYVIRDLRIDIFNHITGLRLKYFDRTPIGMLITRTVSDLETIADIFSEGLISIMGDMLLVIAVIGYMLWQDWKLALITLIPMPFLFASTYVFKEAIKSSFQEVRTQVARLNTFLAEHISGISVIQIFAREDQEMRKFKAVNEKYRDANIRSNWYYSIFFPVVEILFAICMGLLVWYGCKRMLSDSQMAAITVSGKGITPGLITSFIVLLNMLFRPIRQLADKFNTLQMGMVGADRIFKVLDTDEVAENKGTLTTGRLQGDISFDKVWFAYNDENWVLKNISFHIKPGETLALVGATGAGKSSTINILNRFYEIGKGCVRVDGHDIHDYDVNYLRSQIATVIQDVFLFSDTIANNVSLNNPTITRDQIIAAARDVGAHDFIERLPGGYDYNVMERGSTLSAGQSQLISFIRALVYNPAILVLDEATSSVDTETEILIQNAINKLMEGRTAIVIAHRLSTIQNADRIIVLDHGEIMEMGTHQELLKIENGHYRKLYDLQFNSAGIVKS; this is encoded by the coding sequence ATGCATTACGTTAAGCCGTATAACAAAACCTTTGTTATAGCTACTTTCCTGACTATTTTTATAGCTGCCAATGCTTTGCTGCAGCCTATCCTGATCCAGCGTACGCTGGATGTCAACATTTTGAACGACGATTATAACGGCCTGGTTTTTATGGTTGAGCTAATGATAGCTCAATTGATTATTCAAACTATTGCGCAGTACTACCAAACTTATTTAACCAATGCGCTGGGTCAATATGTGATCCGTGATTTGAGGATCGATATTTTTAACCACATTACTGGTTTAAGATTAAAATATTTTGACCGTACGCCTATCGGTATGCTCATTACGCGTACCGTGTCTGACCTGGAAACTATTGCTGATATTTTTTCGGAAGGGTTGATTTCTATCATGGGCGATATGCTGCTGGTAATCGCCGTGATTGGCTACATGCTTTGGCAGGACTGGAAACTGGCCCTGATTACGCTCATTCCGATGCCCTTCCTGTTTGCTTCAACCTATGTGTTTAAAGAGGCTATTAAATCATCTTTCCAGGAGGTACGCACGCAGGTGGCAAGGCTCAATACCTTTTTGGCCGAACATATTTCAGGTATCAGCGTGATCCAGATCTTTGCCCGTGAAGACCAGGAGATGCGTAAATTTAAAGCCGTAAACGAAAAGTACCGCGATGCCAATATCCGCTCAAACTGGTATTATTCCATATTTTTCCCTGTAGTTGAAATCCTCTTTGCCATTTGTATGGGCCTGTTGGTTTGGTATGGTTGTAAAAGGATGCTGTCTGACAGTCAAATGGCTGCTATTACCGTATCGGGTAAAGGCATTACTCCCGGGTTGATCACCAGCTTTATCGTGTTGCTGAATATGCTGTTCAGGCCTATCCGCCAGCTGGCCGATAAATTTAATACCCTGCAAATGGGCATGGTAGGTGCCGACAGGATTTTTAAAGTATTGGATACCGACGAGGTGGCCGAAAATAAAGGCACACTCACAACAGGCAGGCTGCAGGGCGATATTAGCTTTGATAAAGTATGGTTTGCCTATAATGATGAAAACTGGGTGCTGAAAAATATCAGCTTCCACATCAAGCCAGGCGAAACATTGGCTTTGGTAGGGGCAACCGGCGCAGGTAAATCATCAACCATTAATATCCTGAACCGTTTTTATGAAATTGGCAAAGGTTGTGTAAGGGTTGATGGGCATGATATCCATGATTATGATGTAAACTACCTGCGTTCGCAGATAGCAACTGTGATACAGGATGTTTTTTTATTCAGCGATACCATTGCCAATAATGTCAGCCTCAATAATCCTACTATAACCCGCGACCAGATCATAGCCGCAGCCAGAGATGTTGGCGCGCATGATTTTATCGAACGGTTACCGGGTGGCTACGATTATAATGTGATGGAACGCGGCTCAACACTTTCGGCCGGGCAGTCGCAGCTGATCTCGTTTATCAGGGCACTGGTTTATAATCCCGCAATTTTAGTTTTGGACGAAGCTACATCATCTGTTGATACGGAAACGGAGATCCTGATCCAGAATGCCATCAATAAATTAATGGAAGGCCGCACAGCTATAGTGATAGCCCACAGGCTTTCCACCATTCAAAATGCCGACAGGATCATCGTACTTGATCACGGTGAGATCATGGAAATGGGCACCCACCAGGAATTGCTTAAAATTGAGAACGGCCACTACCGTAAGCTGTATGATTTGCAGTTTAATTCAGCAGGGATTGTTAAGTCGTAG
- the truA gene encoding tRNA pseudouridine(38-40) synthase TruA, translating into MSTNQRYFIELAYNGTAYHGWQIQQNAVSVQELLNKALSTILRQPIETTGCGRTDTGVHAKEFFAHFDIEGHSPWSMVDSKSSSYGLSTIDYGHKVRGLNALLPPDIAIKNIIPVHADAHARFDATSRSYQYHVHFSKDPFLQGASWQLRDVPNIGLMNRAAVIMMDYIDFSCFSKSNTQVKTNNCKITSAEWVKTDSGIVFHITADRFLRNMVRAIVGTLMMIGREEISPESIREIIESKNRSNAGTSVPACGLYLTEVKYPFLLTH; encoded by the coding sequence GTGAGCACAAATCAGCGTTATTTTATTGAACTGGCCTACAACGGCACCGCCTATCACGGCTGGCAAATACAACAAAATGCCGTAAGTGTACAGGAGTTGCTGAACAAGGCCTTAAGCACAATTTTACGACAGCCTATAGAAACAACCGGCTGCGGCCGTACAGATACAGGTGTGCACGCCAAAGAGTTCTTCGCGCATTTCGATATTGAAGGCCATAGTCCATGGTCCATGGTCGATAGTAAATCCTCAAGCTATGGTCTATCGACTATTGACTATGGACATAAAGTGAGGGGCCTCAACGCCCTGCTTCCACCTGATATCGCTATAAAAAATATTATCCCCGTTCATGCCGATGCGCATGCCCGTTTTGATGCCACATCGCGCTCGTATCAATATCATGTTCACTTTAGTAAAGACCCTTTTTTACAGGGGGCTTCCTGGCAATTGCGTGATGTGCCCAATATCGGCCTGATGAACCGGGCAGCAGTTATCATGATGGACTATATTGATTTTAGTTGTTTCAGTAAATCAAACACCCAGGTAAAAACCAATAACTGCAAAATTACCAGTGCCGAATGGGTGAAAACCGACAGTGGCATCGTTTTCCATATCACTGCCGACAGGTTTTTGCGTAACATGGTACGCGCCATTGTGGGTACATTAATGATGATCGGCCGGGAAGAAATATCTCCCGAAAGCATTCGCGAAATTATTGAAAGTAAGAACCGCTCAAACGCCGGCACCAGTGTTCCGGCCTGCGGCTTGTACTTGACGGAGGTGAAATATCCGTTCCTCCTAACCCACTAA
- a CDS encoding DUF4293 domain-containing protein — protein MLQRIQSIYLLFASLVLFALFFFPLAHNVYINDKPSSIMVTGIYQDVNGVQQHTQTFVALTAITAIVALIPLVIIFLYKNRKQQIAFCYSAILVLIGYSFWMAQTVKGAAGSITLDTRTMGIGLFLTSLSIILIIFAQKSIKKDEKLVKSADRLR, from the coding sequence ATGCTTCAACGCATCCAAAGCATTTACCTTTTGTTCGCCAGCCTTGTGCTGTTCGCCCTTTTCTTTTTTCCGCTTGCCCACAATGTTTATATTAATGATAAGCCCTCAAGCATTATGGTTACCGGTATTTACCAGGATGTGAACGGCGTACAGCAGCATACCCAAACATTTGTGGCACTCACCGCTATAACAGCTATTGTTGCCCTTATTCCTTTGGTCATCATTTTTCTATATAAAAACCGAAAACAGCAAATAGCCTTCTGTTACAGTGCTATACTGGTACTTATCGGCTATAGTTTCTGGATGGCACAAACTGTTAAAGGCGCAGCAGGCAGCATTACGCTTGACACACGCACGATGGGCATTGGCCTGTTCCTTACTTCATTAAGTATCATACTGATCATCTTCGCGCAAAAAAGCATAAAAAAAGATGAGAAGCTGGTAAAATCGGCCGACAGGTTGAGGTAA